Proteins encoded in a region of the Bacillota bacterium genome:
- a CDS encoding pitrilysin family protein, whose protein sequence is MATFRHHLKNGMTVIVREDRRNPVAAFFMFYRVGARFERPGATGVTHWVEHMMFKGTPRFPRGTLDRLVSTNGGVWNGFTTEDLTAFFETLPADCVELGLEVEADRMVNCLFGPAEVAAERGVILAEREGAENDPIFWLDEAVTAAAFRVHPYRLGVIGAREDLVALTRDELFAYYQRHYVPENAVAVLVGDIDIGWAAALLDKHFEAIPGGPGDRPEPPSEPRQDGERRLTVGRPGPTNYVLFAYHTPPAGHPRTAALLVLDAVMSGGKSPLGWGGRTMGRSSRLYRALIQARLATTVSTRIGLTADPGLLTILATARAGVGAAALERVIAVEVDRLMAEEISAAELDRAKKQVRAQLAYSAEGVEQQAMSLGLTEVLSCPSLADELPELVLGVTAAEVRAAAGEFLGPDNRTVGRFVPDAEGRGEGTLGQAAASRGRAHRVKAGGAFFFRTPGAGGRTLGPRLPGPGTSLPGPETIARRRLANGVTALAVTRPGLELAVTRATLTMAYPDEAEARAGFRALAAEGALHGNTRRSFERQNEETDALGLSLSASSDPDTITLSTASLGEDFSKALSLLTDAVLAPTFPEAEVDKLKGQFLTRLSEGEADSRRLAARLFHETAYPAGHPYRYPALGHPSDVGRAEAVALRRFYRARLVPDRLILAAVGGLDREAMLDALGEAFGRFTPPDAPAPMTAAPAIGRPDRPAVVHRHLAGKSQTEILLGLPTISRSDTDYHPFVLADLIVGRLGLGGRLGDDLRDRRGLAYRVGSSFAPRLGPAPWSVSAGVSPSSVGAAVITIVGHLRRLVSEPVGPDELDTAVGYLTGVLPLSIETAEGLAKALVEMELYQLDPDYLQLIPSTYAGITADQVLAAVQRHLDPDRHILVVAGPADDV, encoded by the coding sequence GTGGCGACATTTCGGCACCACCTGAAGAACGGCATGACGGTGATCGTTCGGGAGGACCGACGGAACCCGGTGGCCGCTTTTTTCATGTTCTACCGCGTCGGGGCGCGGTTCGAGCGGCCGGGGGCGACCGGCGTCACCCACTGGGTCGAGCACATGATGTTCAAGGGGACGCCGCGCTTCCCCAGGGGGACGCTGGACCGGCTGGTCAGCACCAACGGTGGGGTCTGGAACGGCTTCACCACCGAGGACCTGACGGCCTTCTTCGAGACCCTCCCGGCGGATTGCGTCGAACTGGGTCTGGAGGTCGAGGCCGACCGGATGGTCAACTGCCTGTTCGGGCCGGCCGAGGTGGCCGCCGAACGTGGCGTCATCCTGGCCGAACGGGAAGGGGCGGAGAACGACCCCATCTTCTGGTTGGACGAGGCGGTGACCGCGGCGGCCTTTCGCGTCCACCCCTATCGCCTCGGGGTCATCGGGGCCAGGGAGGATCTGGTCGCCCTGACCCGGGACGAGCTCTTCGCCTACTATCAACGCCACTATGTCCCCGAGAACGCGGTCGCCGTGCTGGTCGGCGACATCGACATCGGATGGGCCGCGGCCCTTTTGGACAAGCACTTTGAGGCCATTCCGGGCGGGCCCGGTGACCGCCCGGAACCGCCGTCCGAGCCACGTCAGGACGGGGAGCGGCGCCTGACCGTGGGCCGCCCCGGACCGACCAATTACGTCCTCTTCGCCTACCATACCCCGCCGGCGGGCCACCCCCGGACCGCCGCCCTACTCGTCCTGGACGCCGTCATGAGCGGCGGGAAGAGCCCGCTGGGCTGGGGTGGCCGGACCATGGGCCGGTCTTCCCGGCTGTACCGCGCGCTGATCCAGGCCCGCCTGGCGACGACGGTCTCCACCCGGATCGGCCTCACCGCCGACCCCGGGCTGCTGACCATCCTGGCCACGGCCAGGGCCGGCGTGGGCGCCGCCGCCCTCGAACGGGTCATCGCCGTCGAGGTCGACCGACTGATGGCCGAGGAGATCTCGGCGGCGGAGTTGGACAGGGCCAAGAAGCAGGTCCGGGCACAGCTGGCCTACTCGGCCGAGGGGGTCGAGCAGCAGGCGATGAGCCTTGGCCTGACCGAGGTATTGAGTTGCCCGAGCCTGGCCGACGAGCTCCCGGAACTGGTCCTTGGGGTTACGGCGGCGGAGGTCAGGGCGGCCGCCGGGGAGTTCCTGGGCCCGGATAACCGTACCGTCGGCCGGTTCGTCCCGGACGCCGAGGGCCGGGGGGAGGGAACCCTCGGCCAGGCCGCCGCCAGCCGCGGCCGAGCTCATCGGGTCAAGGCCGGCGGGGCCTTCTTTTTCAGGACGCCGGGAGCTGGGGGCCGGACCTTGGGTCCGCGGCTACCCGGCCCGGGGACCAGCCTGCCCGGTCCAGAAACGATCGCCCGCCGGCGGCTCGCGAATGGGGTGACGGCCCTGGCCGTGACCCGCCCGGGGCTGGAATTGGCGGTCACCCGAGCGACGCTGACCATGGCTTACCCCGATGAAGCGGAAGCCCGCGCCGGCTTCCGGGCCCTGGCCGCCGAGGGGGCTTTGCATGGTAACACCCGGCGTTCTTTCGAACGGCAGAACGAGGAGACCGACGCTCTGGGCCTGTCCCTCTCGGCCTCTTCCGACCCTGACACCATCACACTATCCACCGCGTCGCTCGGCGAGGACTTCTCCAAAGCCCTGTCCTTGTTGACCGATGCTGTCCTCGCGCCGACCTTTCCCGAGGCCGAGGTCGACAAGCTCAAGGGACAGTTCCTGACCCGCCTGAGCGAGGGAGAGGCGGACTCCAGGAGGCTGGCCGCGCGGCTCTTCCACGAGACCGCCTACCCGGCGGGACACCCGTACCGGTATCCCGCCCTGGGCCACCCGTCGGACGTCGGCCGGGCCGAGGCGGTTGCCCTGCGCCGCTTCTACCGGGCCCGTCTCGTCCCGGACCGCTTGATCCTGGCCGCCGTCGGGGGGCTCGACCGTGAGGCCATGCTCGACGCGCTGGGGGAGGCCTTCGGTCGCTTCACCCCCCCGGATGCCCCGGCTCCCATGACGGCGGCGCCGGCCATCGGCCGCCCGGACCGACCGGCGGTCGTCCACCGACACCTGGCCGGCAAGTCGCAGACCGAAATCCTCCTTGGTCTCCCGACCATCTCTCGCTCGGACACCGACTACCACCCCTTCGTCCTGGCCGACCTGATTGTCGGTCGGCTCGGCCTGGGCGGCCGCCTCGGAGACGACCTCCGTGACCGGCGCGGGCTGGCCTATCGGGTCGGCAGTTCCTTCGCGCCCAGGCTCGGTCCGGCGCCATGGTCGGTCAGCGCCGGGGTCAGCCCCTCCAGCGTCGGTGCGGCCGTCATCACCATCGTCGGCCATCTGCGACGGCTGGTGAGCGAGCCCGTCGGACCAGATGAACTCGATACCGCCGTGGGTTACCTGACCGGCGTTCTCCCCCTATCCATCGAGACCGCCGAGGGCCTGGCCAAGGCATTGGTGGAAATGGAACTCTACCAGCTGGATCCTGACTACCTTCAGCTCATCCCATCGACCTATGCCGGCATCACGGCCGACCAGGTCCTGGCCGCCGTTCAGCGCCACCTCGATCCGGACCGCCACATCCTGGTGGTCGCGGGCCCCGCGGATGACGTCTAG
- a CDS encoding FmdB family zinc ribbon protein — translation MPVYEYKCPKCGHFEVEQPITAEVLSTCPKCGKPIKKLISRSAVIFKGSGFYVTDNRKPDHKSEAGGDSSQSPSSSKDSKPSTDAAGA, via the coding sequence ATGCCAGTCTATGAGTACAAATGCCCGAAGTGCGGCCATTTCGAGGTCGAGCAGCCGATCACCGCCGAGGTCCTGTCGACCTGCCCCAAGTGCGGCAAGCCGATCAAGAAACTGATCAGCCGGTCGGCGGTCATCTTCAAGGGCTCAGGCTTTTATGTCACGGACAACCGCAAACCGGACCACAAGAGTGAAGCCGGGGGTGACTCGAGCCAATCCCCGTCGAGCAGCAAGGACAGCAAGCCGTCGACGGACGCGGCCGGCGCCTGA